The Corynebacterium halotolerans YIM 70093 = DSM 44683 region AGGCTCCGATTCCACGGGGGAATCGGAGCCTTTCTCCGTGTCGGACCGCCGTGACTACCGGCGGGTGACGCCCAGGCCGAGCGGCCTACCGGCGAGGGAGTCGCGGCGCACGACCAACTGGTCGGCGATCTCCCGGATGGCCTGGCCGGCCGGGGAGTCCGGGTCGGAGATCGCGACGGGGTTGCCGTCATCGCCGTGGACGCGCACCTGCGGGTCGAGCGGCACCTGGCCGAGCAGGTTGACCTGGCCGCCCGTCAGGGAGGTGAGACGGTCGGCGACGTGCTGGCCGCCGCCGGAGCCGAAGACGTCCATGGTGGTGCCGTCGGGCATGACCATGGCGGACATGTTCTCGATGACGCCACCGACGCGCTGGCGGGTCTGCTGGGAGATGGAGCCGGCGCGCTCGGCGACCTCCGCGGCCGCGGCCTGCGGGGTGGTCACGATGAGCAGCTCGGCGTTGGGCACCAGCTGGGCCACGGAGATGGCCACGTCGCCGGTTCCGGGCGGCAGATCCATGAACAGGACGTCGAGGTCGCCCCAGAAGACGTCGGCGAGGAACTGCTGGATGGCGCGGTGGAGCATGGGCCCGCGCCACACGACGGGCGCGTTGCCCTCGACGAAGTGGCCGATGGAGATCAGCTTCACGCCGTGGGCGATCGGCGGCATGATCATGTCGTCGACGGCCGTCGGGGCCTGGTCCGAGCCGAGCAGGCCGGGCACGGAGTGGCCGTAGATGTCGGCGTCGAGCACACCGACGCGCAGCCCCTGCCGGGCCAGCTCGACGGCGAGGTTGACGGTCATGGAGGACTTGCCGACGCCGCCCTTGCCCGAGGCCACCGCGTAGACGCGGGTGGTGGAGTCGGGCTGGGCGAAGGGGATCACCGGCTCGGCGGCGTTGCCGCGCAGGGAGTTGCGCATCTCCCTGCGTTGCTCGTCGCTCATCACGTCCAGGGAGACGGTGACGTTGCCGACGCCCTCGATGTCCTCGAGGGCGGCCTGGGTGTTGTTCTGGATGGTGGACTTCATCGGGCAGCCCGCGATGGTGAGGTAGACCTCCACCGCGACATCCGAGCCGTTGATGGCCACCGATTTGACCATGCCCAGCTCGGTGATGGGCTTGCCGATTTCTGGATCCTCTACGCGGGAGAGCGCGCTGCGGACAGCGGATTCGGTGATTGCAGACATCATCTCCCGATAGTAGTACGAGACCTATCGTCCAAGATTCTCGCCCGGGTCATCCGGGTTGTCGACGATGTCGCCCTGGATCGGCTCGGACAGATCCCCCGCCGAGTCAATGGCGTCCGCCGAGACGTCGTCGAGCTTGGCCTCGATGCGCTCCATCAGCGAGCGCAGATCCTCGAGTTCGTGGCGCAGGTAGTCGCGGGAGACCATGTCGCCCACGGCCAGGCGCACACCGGCCAGCTCCCGGGCGAGGAACTCGGTGTCGGCCTTCGTCTGCTCGGAGCGGCGCCGGTCGGCGGTGATGGTCACCTTGTCCCGGTCCTCCTGCCGGTTCTGTGCGAGCAGGATCAGCGGGGCGGCGTAGGCGGCCTGCGTGGAGAACGCCAGGTTGAGCAGGATGAAGGGGTAGGGGTCCCAGTTCCACCAGAAACCGCCGATGTTGAGCGAGATCCAGATGATCACGATGACCGTCTGCCACATCAGGTACTGGCCGGTGCCGAAGAAGCGGGCGACCTTCTCGGCGGCGGCACCGACGGCGTCGTCGTCGAAGCGCAGCAGTTTCTTCCGGCGTGCGCCCAGGGGCGTGTCCAGCTCGGAGCGGATGTACTCAGCCACGCGGCATCTCCTTTCGGGCGTGCGGGCTGCCGGGCCGCAGTCCGGCGGCGCGCCAGTCCTCGGGCAGCATGTGGTCGAGCAGGTCGTCGACGGCCACCGCGCCCAGCAGGTGGTTGTCCTCGTCGAGGACGGGACCGCACACCAGGTTGTAGGTGGCGAAGTAGCGGGCGGCGGTCTCCTGGTCGTCATCGGCGTACAGCGGCGGCAGATCCGGATCGAGGATGCCAGAGACCAGGGTCGACGGCGGCTCCCGCAGCAGCTTCTGCAGGTGCACGCAGCCGAGGTACTTGCCCGTCGGGGTGGCCGTCGGCGGGCGGACGACGAAGACCAGCGAGGCCAGTGACGTCGGCAGGTCCGGATCGCGGGCGAGGGCCAGCGCCTCGGCGACGGTCGTCTGCGGGGAGAGGATGAGCGGCTCCGGGGTCATCAGCGCGCCGACGGTGTCGGGGGAGAAGCCCATCAGGCGGCGCACCGGGGCGGAGTCCTCCGGGTCCATCAGCTCCAGCAGCACCTCCGCCGTCGTGTCGGGCAGCTCCTGGAGGATGTCGGCGGCGTCGTCGGGATCCATCTCCTCGAGGACGACGGCGGCGCGCTCGATGTCGAGGGCCGCCAGCAGCTCCGTCTGGTGATCCTCCGGCAGCTCCTGGAGGATGTCGGCCAGCCGCTCGTCGTTGAGCTCGTTGGCCAGCCGGTGACGCTGCGAGGCCGGCAGGTCGTGGAGGTAGTTCGCCACGTCCGCCGGGCGCATCCGGTCGAAGGCCGCGATCGTCTCGGCCAGGGTGTCGGTCTGGCCGACGCCCGCCGCGGTGACGCCGTGGATGTGGTTCCAGGGCACGGTGGACAGCCGTGGGGAGCGGCCGAATTTCGGGCGGGCGCCGAAGACGGCGACCCGCGCGATCACCCAGTCGCGGGTGCGGGTGCGCTCGAGTTCGACGTCGGCGATCTCGACGGCCCGGCCGTGCAGGTGCTCCAGCTCCGGGTCGTCGGTGTGGACCTTCGAGCCGATCAGATCGCCCATGACGGTCAGCTCACCGGTGCGGGCCTGGAACGCGCGGATGGACACCGACCCGGAGACCAGCGTGATGTCACCGGGTTCGATGGCTGCGATGCGCAACATCGGCAGGAAGATGCGGCGTTTGTTCACCAGCTCGACGACCAGCCCGAGCGCACGCGACGCCTGGCCCTCCGGACGGATGTTCACGACGACGTCGCGCACACGCCCGATCGGCTCGGTGTCCGGGCCACGAACCTGCAGGCCGGCCAGGCGGCCAGCGTAGACGCGCGTTATTCCACTCATGGTGTTCCAGTCTAGACGCGGTGGGAGGAACCTTCGCCCCAGCTCGGACGTTCTCCCGACGAGCGCAGTTTATTACCGAAAGGAAGTTTTCCCGTGAGCAACCCACAGAACCGGAACCCGGACAACCGCACGTCCCGCAGTCTGCGGGAGCGTCCCTCCGGCTGGCCCGTCGGCAGCTTCAACTCCTACGCCGACGCCCAGGCGGTCGTCGACAAGTTGTCGGATCAGGAGTTTCCCGTCAGCCAGCTGACCATCGTCGGCGTGGATCTGATGGAGGTCGAGCGCGTGACCGGCCGACTGACCTGGGGGCGGGTCCTCGGCGGCGGGGCGCTGTCGGGCGCCTGGATGGGTGTGTTCTTCGGCCTGCTGCTGGGCATCCTCGGATTCGGCTTCTGGACGCCGATGCTGCTGGGTATCCTCATGGGCGCGGTCTTCGGCATCGTGCTCGCCGTCGTGCCCTACGCGTTCAGCCGGGGGCGGCGGGACTTCGTCTCCTCGACCGAGATCGTCGCCGGCCGCTACGACGTGCTGTGCGAGCCCGAGCACGCGGTGGAGGCCCGGGACGCCATCGCCCGGATGGGTCTCGGCCGCGGCGGGCGGCAGGCCCAGGGACCGGGGCAGGGGAGGTAGAATCCCAGGGGTCCGCACCCCGCCCCCACTGACCTGAGGAGCAGCATGTCGCGTAGTCGGTTGTCCAGGCCCCGGCGTTTTCCCCGGCGGGGGCCCCGGCTCGCCGCCGTCGGCTGCGCCGCGCTCACAGCCCTGGGAACTCTGACGGCCTGCTCGGGGCTGGAACCTGAGCGGGACAACAGCCCCCTGCGCGAGCAGCCGGTGACCATCTCCGTCAACTCCAGCTCGATCGGGCAGATGGTGCTCGGTGAGATGTACCAGCAGGTGCTCGCCGGCGAGGGACGACAGACCTTCCTGAGCCTGGAGAACGCCGCGGCGGCCGGCGACCGACTGGCCCGGCTGAACGAGAACAAGGCGGACCTCATGGTCGGCTGCACCGGGCACATGCTCTACCAGCTCTACCCCGAGAAGGCGAGGGAGATCTCGGAGGAGTACGTCGCCCGCAGGGACGATCCGAACGCCGGGGACTTCTCGCAGCTGACCTACGACGAATTCGTCGGCGCGCTGCCCGGCTATCTCGCCGTGCCGGATCCCTCCTCGGCGCAGGGCTGCTCCCAGGCCGACGGTACTCCCGAGCTGCCGCAGAACATCATCCCGATCTACCACAAGGAACTCTTCGACCGGGAGGAGCTCAAGGCGATCACCGAGGCCGGGCGTCTGCTCACCACCGCCGATCTCCAGGAGATGGCGGAAGAGGCCGAGCGCCGTGGTTCGGTGCCCGAGGTCGTGGCCGAGTGGGTGGCCTCCCAGCCGATCTGATGCCGGGCGGGACTGGGCCATCATGAGCGTGGCCGTCCCCGCTGGATCCGTCGGCCGGTGTTCCCCGCGATCAGTAGCCCGCAGGGGTGGGTGATCGCGGGGTCCACACCGCTCGCAGGGGATGAATGCGGCGGACTCCTTGCGTAGAACGGCTGGCGTGGGGAGCACCGGAAGAAAACACCTCGCCCCCGCCCCCGGAAATCCGGGAGCGGGGGCGAGGCGGCGCCAGGGGACGAACCCCGGTGACCGGTCAGCCGGTCAGCCGTGGGCCGACTAGTCCTGGGCGAAGGCCTCGTCGAGCAGCTGCGCCTGCTCGAGCTGGTGGACCTTCGACACACCCGTCGCAGTGGAGGACTGGGCGCGGCGGGAGATGCGGCGCATCTCCGGCATCTCCGGGATGAGGGTGCGCAGGTGCTCGTTGTAGAACGGCCACGGACCCTGGTTGGCCGGCTCGTCCTGGACGAAGCGGATCTCCTCGGCATTCGGGTAGTGCTCGAACGCCTCGCGCAGCCGGTTGAACGGGATCGGGTGCAGCATCTCGATGCGGATGATGGCGACGTCCTCGCGGCCGTCCTTCTCGCGGCGCTTCTCCAGCTCGTAGTAGAGCTTGCCGGAGACCAGCATGATGGTCTTGACCTTGTCGGTGTCGCCGATCGCGTTGTTGTCGCGGTCGACCAGACGCGGGTCGTTGATCACGGACTGGAAGGAGGTGACCTCGGTGAAGTCCTCGACCGGGGAGGCCGCGGCCTTCAGGCGCAGCATCGACTTCGGGGTGAAGACGACCAGCGGGCGCTTCATGGTGCCCAGTGCGTGGCGGCGCAGGAGGTGGAAGTGGTTGGCCGGGGTGGTCGGCTGGGCCACGGTCATGGAGCCCTCGGCGCACAGCGCCAGGAAGCGCTCGATGCGGGCGGAGGAGTGGTCCGGGCCCTGGCCCTCGTAGCCGTGCGGCAGCAGGAGGATGACCGAGGACATCTGGCCCCACTTGGCCTCACCGGAGGAGACGTACTCGTCGATGATGGTCTGCGCGCCGTTGGCGAAGTCGCCGAACTGCGCCTCCCACGCGACGACGGCGTCCTGGTTGCCCACGGAGTAGCCGTACTCGAAGCCCATGCCGGCGAACTCGGTCAGGGCGGAGTTGTACACGAGGAACTTGCCGCCGTTGCCCTTCTCCTGGGCCAGCTCGTTGACCGGGTTGTACTCCTCGGCGGTGTTCGGGTCGTGGACCACGGCGTGGCGCTGGGTGAAGGTGCCGCGGCGGGAATCCTCGCCCGCCAGGCGGACGAGCTTGCCCTCGTTGGCCAGGGAGGCGAAGGCGATGAGCTCACCGAAGCCCCAGTCGATGCCACCCTCCTGGGCGGCCTGGGCGCGCTTCTTGGCCACCGGCTTGACGCGCTGGTGGAACTCGAAGCCCTCCGGCGGGTTGGCGTAGGCCTGTCCGATCTCGACGACGTCCTCCCGGGTGATGGAGGTGTCGAGGCCGCGGGTCAGGGCCTGGGAGGAGGTGATGCCGGTCTGCTGCTCCGGGCCGGACTTCTCGGCCTCCTTGACCTCGTTGAAGACGGACTCCATCTGGTCGTGGAAGTCGCGGGCGGCCTTCTCGGCGTCGTCCTGGGTGAGGTCGCCACGGCCGACGAGGTCCTCGGTGTACTGCGCACGGACCGTCGGGCGGTCGTTGATCAGCTCGTACATCTTCGGCTGGGTCATCGACGGGTCGTCGGCCTCGTTGTGACCGCGGCGGCGGTAGCAGATGAGGTCGATGAAGACGTCCTTGCCGAAGCGGCGGCGGTACTCGGTGGCCAGCTGGCCGACCCAGACGACGGCCTCCGGGTCGTCACCGTTGACGTGGAAGACCGGGCAGTTGAAGCCCTTGGCCAGGTCGGTGGAGT contains the following coding sequences:
- a CDS encoding Mrp/NBP35 family ATP-binding protein; translated protein: MMSAITESAVRSALSRVEDPEIGKPITELGMVKSVAINGSDVAVEVYLTIAGCPMKSTIQNNTQAALEDIEGVGNVTVSLDVMSDEQRREMRNSLRGNAAEPVIPFAQPDSTTRVYAVASGKGGVGKSSMTVNLAVELARQGLRVGVLDADIYGHSVPGLLGSDQAPTAVDDMIMPPIAHGVKLISIGHFVEGNAPVVWRGPMLHRAIQQFLADVFWGDLDVLFMDLPPGTGDVAISVAQLVPNAELLIVTTPQAAAAEVAERAGSISQQTRQRVGGVIENMSAMVMPDGTTMDVFGSGGGQHVADRLTSLTGGQVNLLGQVPLDPQVRVHGDDGNPVAISDPDSPAGQAIREIADQLVVRRDSLAGRPLGLGVTRR
- a CDS encoding DUF1003 domain-containing protein produces the protein MAEYIRSELDTPLGARRKKLLRFDDDAVGAAAEKVARFFGTGQYLMWQTVIVIIWISLNIGGFWWNWDPYPFILLNLAFSTQAAYAAPLILLAQNRQEDRDKVTITADRRRSEQTKADTEFLARELAGVRLAVGDMVSRDYLRHELEDLRSLMERIEAKLDDVSADAIDSAGDLSEPIQGDIVDNPDDPGENLGR
- a CDS encoding magnesium transporter MgtE N-terminal domain-containing protein, which codes for MSGITRVYAGRLAGLQVRGPDTEPIGRVRDVVVNIRPEGQASRALGLVVELVNKRRIFLPMLRIAAIEPGDITLVSGSVSIRAFQARTGELTVMGDLIGSKVHTDDPELEHLHGRAVEIADVELERTRTRDWVIARVAVFGARPKFGRSPRLSTVPWNHIHGVTAAGVGQTDTLAETIAAFDRMRPADVANYLHDLPASQRHRLANELNDERLADILQELPEDHQTELLAALDIERAAVVLEEMDPDDAADILQELPDTTAEVLLELMDPEDSAPVRRLMGFSPDTVGALMTPEPLILSPQTTVAEALALARDPDLPTSLASLVFVVRPPTATPTGKYLGCVHLQKLLREPPSTLVSGILDPDLPPLYADDDQETAARYFATYNLVCGPVLDEDNHLLGAVAVDDLLDHMLPEDWRAAGLRPGSPHARKEMPRG
- a CDS encoding general stress protein; amino-acid sequence: MSNPQNRNPDNRTSRSLRERPSGWPVGSFNSYADAQAVVDKLSDQEFPVSQLTIVGVDLMEVERVTGRLTWGRVLGGGALSGAWMGVFFGLLLGILGFGFWTPMLLGILMGAVFGIVLAVVPYAFSRGRRDFVSSTEIVAGRYDVLCEPEHAVEARDAIARMGLGRGGRQAQGPGQGR